Proteins encoded together in one Tripterygium wilfordii isolate XIE 37 chromosome 14, ASM1340144v1, whole genome shotgun sequence window:
- the LOC120015709 gene encoding sucrose nonfermenting 4-like protein isoform X1, giving the protein MDSVREAGGGVAGPVLMRFVWPYGGKEVFLSGSFNRWSEIVPMSPVEGCPTVFQAICSVTPGYHQYKFCVDGEWRHDERQSCMTSEYGMVNTVLVAVDPNYSPAINSEMPSGSNMDWDNEDFRRMVRMSDGMLTGAVPRISDAELQVSRHRLSVFLSTHTVYELLPESGKVIALDINLPVKQAFHTLHEQGVSMAPLWDDCNGKFVGVLSASDFILILRELGTHGSNLTEEELDTHTISAWKEGKTYLNRQIDGHVRPFSRHLIHAGPYDNLKDLALKILQNEVATVPIIHSSSEDDSFPQLLHLASLPGILKCICRYFRNCTGTLPVFQLPICAIPVGTWVPRIGESNRRPLAMLRPSASLSSALNLLIQAQVSSVPIVDDNDSLLDIYCRSDITALAKDKVYTHINLNEMTIHQALQLGQDSYTPYEPRNQRCQMCLRSDSLYKVMERLASPGVRRLVIVEAGSKRVEGIVTLTDIFKFLLG; this is encoded by the exons ATGGATTCTGTGCGGGAAGCTGGTGGTGGGGTAGCAGGCCCAGTGCTAATGCGATTTGTTTGGCCTTATGGGGGAAAGGAAGTATTTCTAAGTGGTTCTTTCAATAG GTGGTCTGAGATTGTCCCAATGTCTCCTGTGGAAGGTTGTCCTACTGTTTTTCAAGCCATTTGCAGCGTTACTCCTGGTTACCACCAG TACAAATTCTGTGTTGACGGGGAGTGGCGACATGATGAGCGCCAATCTTGCATGACTAGCGAATATGGAATGGTAAACACTGTCCTTGTTGCTGTGGATCCTAATTACAGTCCGGCAATAAACTCAGAGATGCCTTCTGGATCAAATATGGATTGGGATAATGAGGACTTCCGGCGCATG GTCCGTATGTCAGATGGTATGTTAACTGGGGCAGTACCAAGGATATCAGATGCTGAGTTACAGGTCTCCCGTCACCGACTTTCTGTGTTTTTGTCTACACACACCGTATATGAGTTACTACCTGAGTCAGGCAAG GTCATTGCGTTGGACATCAATTTACCTGTGAAGCAAGCATTTCATACTTTGCATGAGCAG GGTGTTTCTATGGCTCCTCTGTGGGACGATTGCAATGGGAAATTTGTTGGAGTTCTCAGTGCATcagattttatattaattttaagaGAG CTTGGGACTCATGGATCAAATTTGACCGAGGAAGAACTTGATACACACACCATATCTGCTTGGAAAGAGGGAAAAACATATCTGAACAGGCAAATTGATGGGCATGTCAGACCGTTTTCTAGACATCTCATTCAT GCTGGGCCATATGACAACTTGAAAGATCTTGCTTTGAAAATACTGCAAAATGAGGTGGCTACTGTCCCCATCATCCATTCATCTTCCGAAGATGATTCATTTCCCCAGCTCCTACATCTCGCTTCACTACCTGGCATATTAaaat GTATTTGCAGGTACTTTAGAAACTGTACTGGCACTCTGCCTGTATTTCAGTTGCCGATTTGTGCGATTCCTGTGGGTACATGGGTTCCAAGAATTGGAGAATCTAATAGACGGCCATTAGCTATGCTGAGACCTAGCGCTTCTCTTAGTTCAGCTTTAAATTTGTTAATTCAAG CTCAAGTAAGCTCTGTACCTATAGTTGATGACAATGACTCCTTATTGGATATATATTGTCGAAG TGATATAACAGCTTTGGCGAAAGATAAAGTTTACACACATATTAATCTTAATGAAATGACCATTCATCAG GCACTTCAATTGGGACAAGATTCATATACTCCTTATGAACCGAGAAACCAAAGGTGTCAAATGTGCTTGCGCTCTGATTCGCTGTATAAAGTGATGGAGCGATTGGCGAGTCCAG GTGTCAGACGGCTTGTAATTGTGGAGGCTGGCAGTAAACGTGTTGAAGGCATTGTTACATTGACCGACATTTTCAAGTTCTTGCTCGGTTAG
- the LOC120014522 gene encoding nucleolar protein 56 yields the protein MDGLSDEERKALRGSKFAPLPPPPPSRSRSKLAHPGGPLTTNKAAALAKFLERKLQDPNGLSSIDPDILERAVENARDTVFASTSNSGRSIRHVTSFGDSEESFEEESTETSKPKKQKEKKNKKEKKKKKKNKKQKAPEDGECATLKKPKKRMKL from the exons ATGGATGGACTGAGCgatgaagaaagaaaagctCTCAGAGGAAGCAAATTCGCTcctctccctcctcctcctccttcgcGTTCCCGATCCAA GTTGGCTCATCCTGGGGGGCCATTGACCACGAACAAGGCTGCGGCGCTGGCGAAGTTTCTGGAGAGGAAGTTGCAAGACCCTAATGGGTTGTCTTCGATTGATCCCGATATTCTTGAACGTGCTGTTGAAAATGCCAGAGACACTGTATTTGCAA GTACTTCAAACTCAGGAAGATCAATTCGGCATGTGACATCCTTTGGTGACTCCGAG GAGTCATTTGAAGAAGAAAGTACAGAAACCTCTAAGccaaagaaacaaaaggagaagaaaaacaaaaaggagaagaagaagaagaagaaaaacaaaaaacagaag GCACCAGAAGATGGTGAATGTGCTACGCTGAAGAAGCCCAAAAAAAGGATGAAATTGTGA
- the LOC120015709 gene encoding sucrose nonfermenting 4-like protein isoform X2 yields MTSEYGMVNTVLVAVDPNYSPAINSEMPSGSNMDWDNEDFRRMVRMSDGMLTGAVPRISDAELQVSRHRLSVFLSTHTVYELLPESGKVIALDINLPVKQAFHTLHEQGVSMAPLWDDCNGKFVGVLSASDFILILRELGTHGSNLTEEELDTHTISAWKEGKTYLNRQIDGHVRPFSRHLIHAGPYDNLKDLALKILQNEVATVPIIHSSSEDDSFPQLLHLASLPGILKCICRYFRNCTGTLPVFQLPICAIPVGTWVPRIGESNRRPLAMLRPSASLSSALNLLIQAQVSSVPIVDDNDSLLDIYCRSDITALAKDKVYTHINLNEMTIHQALQLGQDSYTPYEPRNQRCQMCLRSDSLYKVMERLASPGVRRLVIVEAGSKRVEGIVTLTDIFKFLLG; encoded by the exons ATGACTAGCGAATATGGAATGGTAAACACTGTCCTTGTTGCTGTGGATCCTAATTACAGTCCGGCAATAAACTCAGAGATGCCTTCTGGATCAAATATGGATTGGGATAATGAGGACTTCCGGCGCATG GTCCGTATGTCAGATGGTATGTTAACTGGGGCAGTACCAAGGATATCAGATGCTGAGTTACAGGTCTCCCGTCACCGACTTTCTGTGTTTTTGTCTACACACACCGTATATGAGTTACTACCTGAGTCAGGCAAG GTCATTGCGTTGGACATCAATTTACCTGTGAAGCAAGCATTTCATACTTTGCATGAGCAG GGTGTTTCTATGGCTCCTCTGTGGGACGATTGCAATGGGAAATTTGTTGGAGTTCTCAGTGCATcagattttatattaattttaagaGAG CTTGGGACTCATGGATCAAATTTGACCGAGGAAGAACTTGATACACACACCATATCTGCTTGGAAAGAGGGAAAAACATATCTGAACAGGCAAATTGATGGGCATGTCAGACCGTTTTCTAGACATCTCATTCAT GCTGGGCCATATGACAACTTGAAAGATCTTGCTTTGAAAATACTGCAAAATGAGGTGGCTACTGTCCCCATCATCCATTCATCTTCCGAAGATGATTCATTTCCCCAGCTCCTACATCTCGCTTCACTACCTGGCATATTAaaat GTATTTGCAGGTACTTTAGAAACTGTACTGGCACTCTGCCTGTATTTCAGTTGCCGATTTGTGCGATTCCTGTGGGTACATGGGTTCCAAGAATTGGAGAATCTAATAGACGGCCATTAGCTATGCTGAGACCTAGCGCTTCTCTTAGTTCAGCTTTAAATTTGTTAATTCAAG CTCAAGTAAGCTCTGTACCTATAGTTGATGACAATGACTCCTTATTGGATATATATTGTCGAAG TGATATAACAGCTTTGGCGAAAGATAAAGTTTACACACATATTAATCTTAATGAAATGACCATTCATCAG GCACTTCAATTGGGACAAGATTCATATACTCCTTATGAACCGAGAAACCAAAGGTGTCAAATGTGCTTGCGCTCTGATTCGCTGTATAAAGTGATGGAGCGATTGGCGAGTCCAG GTGTCAGACGGCTTGTAATTGTGGAGGCTGGCAGTAAACGTGTTGAAGGCATTGTTACATTGACCGACATTTTCAAGTTCTTGCTCGGTTAG